The Mercurialis annua linkage group LG8, ddMerAnnu1.2, whole genome shotgun sequence genome window below encodes:
- the LOC126662131 gene encoding uncharacterized protein LOC126662131, producing MFSFVVWMLIWLSSLYILHALYSGNFFCTCCSLMCSSTCSSIYFLFDPYFVFMFVIPCSRMPLSRVEDACAAMAFTRSKLRRDEVLDIYFKYSFPFDYRVILPGADMAASDSPGSSCRAVLFEEQFAAGLRFPLDPFLVEVCRDLKVALGQLYPGTIRVVLAFSEACRLRGCAPSLKVLYHFVDFRKCDGCFVFALGREGRSRIYLPCLTSRWRRRFFIVYHKFAFLHFSDGFSSHPVRSYSSPLSLSESKLAFDISSCSIVSRPLLDVLVNSHLRSRWFSLEDPPRGLADLCYSFVQDLDVPMGGPDVPIADVIPGDIVVDGAPVDIPLAPAEVALPEVIVINDDDGDDSAVPVGDEAIPSLLPPLASSIVSGGVGGVASEGPVVADSGEISLGRDPDSPSRKRRRVVDDSPTRETFRCVDLVSLHLVFVLQCLG from the exons atgttttctttcgtcgtttggatgttaatatggctttcttctttgtatattCTCCATGctttatattctggaaatttcttctgtacttgttgttctttgatgtgttcttcaacgtgttcttcaatatattttttgtttgatccttattttgtgtttatgtttgtgattccctgttctaggatgcctcttagtcgagtggaagatgcttgcgctgctatggcttttacccgatcgaagcttcgtagggatgaagtcttagatatctattttaagtatagttttccttttgattatagggtaatattacccggtgccgatatggctgcgtctGACTCTCCcggatcttcttgtagggcggttctttttgaagagcaatttgctgctggtcttaggtttcctttggatccctttttagtagaagtgtgtagggatttaaaggttgctctagggcaactttaccctggtacgattagagtagtgctcgctttttcggaggcatgtaggctccggggctgtgccccttctctcaaagtgttatatcattttgtagactttaggaagtgtgatggctgcttcgttttcgcccttggtagagaagggcgatctcgtatttatcttccttgcctaaccagtcgctggcgaaggcgcttctttattgtctatcataaatttgcttttcttcatttttcggatggtttttcttctcatccagttcggagctattcttctcctttaagtttatccgagtcaaagCTTGCTTTTGACATATCTTCCTGTAGTATTGTGTCGCGTCCCCTTTTAGATGTcttggttaatagtcatcttcggagtcgatggttttctttggaggatcctcctcgaggcttggcggatctttgctactcttttgttcaag atttggacgttccgatgggtggtcctgacgttcctatcgccgacgttattcctggcgacattgTCGTGGATGGGGCTCCTGTTGATATCCCCCTAGCTCCCGCCGAGGTAGCGTTGCCTGAGGTTATTGTTataaatgatgatgatggtgatgactcGGCTGTTCCAGTCGGCGACGAGGCGATTCCGTCACTACTcccccctctagcatcatctatcgtttcggggggagttgggggtgtggcctcagaggggcctgttgttgctgattcggggGAGATTTCTTTaggtcgagacccggattcGCCGTCTAGAAAAAGACGTCGAGTTGTCGATGATTCTCCTAcgagggaga catttcgctgtGTGGATCTTGTGTCGCTGCATTTGGTGTTTGTTCTTCAGTGCttaggttga
- the LOC126662133 gene encoding putative disease resistance protein RGA3, protein MAEMILSFVVEQTLDRILALVADEIGLFRYLGHELDRLRNSLDEVRDILLVAEEKHEKLKFKSVNRWLNQLKDAAYDAEDVLEAVIYEDLRRKVENQNQKEKVHYFNPLPKITRFTKKACFRTKIAHKIRNVNDLLDKIKNASAFGLKVITRERIVSQIDLNRVTDSVPENPILGREGDVSKIVNSLTSVCHEEVLAVIPIVGMGGLGKTALAQSICENVMGNLFDVKIWVCVSDNANHHKILGEMLQTLSGDKGGLTNNDAILQQLEKELERKKFLLILDDVWADVSTWWDSLKTRLLRISRDKGNAIIVTTRSEEVASLVQSSCELRHNLNVLTDDDCWSIIEERVKANRKMSIPSDLEVIGKEIARKCRGVPLAAKVLGGTLGLKREKEAWVSIKNSKVLDASDRKDNVKSILKLSFNHLPSCLKQCFAYCSIFPKDYLLEKEQLIQLWMAEGFVEPCNADVGDQYFNVLLCNSFFQDVERDEYENIVSCKMHDIVHDLAMSVSKMELLASDNFPSGDDLSCIRRLNLESQNAFSLSAVHARKLRTIFLLKDMVLNESLWKLKNLRTLNLKGAVIEELPSSIGDCKLLKYLDVSDTEIKVLPESITTLYGLQNLGFLRCWRLEELPRDKMSNLVSLKNLQFSYHYQMPSGLGRLTCLESLSLFAVGSNRGESIQELESLNELRGKLTLIHLENVRDKEEAKKANLKTKKKITSLEFLWSIGSIENSNNEEVLEALEPHPNIKSIMINFYMGEKFPAWVLRMQVPVEGGSFTLFNNLVELTLNGCSKCEQIPSLGYLQSLKYLEMSRMEKTEIIGNEFYGIDSGGDSNNGQRLFPALKSISLYGLDNLVEWRAPELGDSEAVVVFPCLENLSIDSCSKLAKIPMKSLPLSLIKLKIEQCDQLSFLFDEIHPFASLKSLKMIECSKLTCLPSELQSFTSLKKLTINGCIGLTSIPEDLGRLNSLIYLEIKDCESLSNFSEKILGSLTGLKKLHVGNFSEKLEDYSYMNSIQNITSLEELEIYGKNLKSLPHQIQWLTSLEHLGINNFEKLEALPEWLGNISSLQSLVICKCSNLKFLPTAAAMKRLAKLRRVWIRCCSPCLMESCKNKSGSEWDKISHISNLYFSIIYMVLSCAMQIELFLFKEEAYVEFLRIRRVPFRETKITDDAPDVVPEISVFWDNSREKQRKQNLLIKNEKKQQEPKAKKPKKNLNAAFTVTRKRTCKQRQAAQTAEDEDDMARESVTEKAKEGFLLRPDRKGLEIWKQVLKIRIICTILVNLSNADIVLTTYDVLKEDLLHDSDRHEGDRHFLRLRKRWKELEIGRLSTGYGLLQLPAMPEVKHYSLSIIGFTPAEHIKWEEIKFKDKSCEKQRKKNLLIKKEKEQQEPKAQKPKKDLYICCLHRNEENNRNSLDEVRDILLVAEEKQEKLKLKSVNGWLNQLKDAAYDAEDVLEAVIYEDLRRKAEKQNQENQRKNSVTDRLEPSD, encoded by the exons ATGGCCGAGATGATTCTAAGTTTCGTCGTGGAACAAACTCTTGATAGGATCCTTGCTCTTGTCGCAGACGAAATCGGACTTTTCCGGTATCTTGGCCATGAGCTGGATCGCCTCAGAAACTCACTCGACGAGGTTCGTGACATACTGCTGGTTGCTGAAGAGAAACATGAGAAACTTAAATTCAAGAGCGTGAATCGTTGGCTGAATCAGCTCAAAGATGCGGCTTATGATGCTGAAGATGTGCTTGAAGCGGTAATCTATGAGGATCTTCGTCGGAAAGTAgagaaccaaaaccaaaaagaGAAGGTACACTATTTTAATCCACTCCCCAAAATCACTCGTTTTACTAAAAAAGCTTGTTTTCGCACGAAAATTGCTCATAAAATTAGGAATGTGAATGATTTGTTGGATAAGATTAAAAATGCCAGTGCTTTTGGACTTAAAGTCATCACTAGAGAAAGAATAGTGTCACAGATCGACTTGAACCGAGTTACTGACTCGGTTCCTGAAAACCCTATTCTTGGGAGGGAGGGTGATGTGTCCAAAATTGTTAACTCGTTGACAAGCGTTTGTCATGAAGAAGTTCTTGCTGTCATTCCCATTGTGGGAATGGGCGGTCTTGGAAAGACCGCATTAGCTCAATCCATTTGCGAGAATGTAATGGGGAATTTGTTTGATGTAAAGATTTGGGTGTGTGTTTCTGACAATGCTAATCACCATAAAATTCTGGGAGAAATGCTGCAAACTCTTAGCGGAGACAAAGGTGGGTTAACTAACAACGACGCAATTCTTCAACAGCTTGAAAAGGAATTAGAAAGGAAAAAATTTCTTCTCATTCTCGATGATGTGTGGGCGGATGTATCCACTTGGTGGGATAGTTTGAAGACGCGTTTGTTGAGAATCAGTCGCGATAAGGGTAATGCCATTATTGTCACCACTCGTAGTGAGGAAGTGGCGTCTTTGGTGCAATCTTCTTGTGAGCTTAGGCATAATTTGAATGTGTTGACTGATGATGATTGCTGGTCTATTATTGAGGAAAGAGTGAAAGCAAATAGAAAAATGTCCATACCTTCAGATTTGGAGGTGATTGGGAAGGAGATTGCAAGGAAATGTAGAGGAGTACCCTTAGCTGCAAAAGTATTAGGTGGGACATTGGGTCTCAAGAGGGAAAAAGAAGCTTGGGTGTCGATTAAGAATAGCAAAGTTTTGGATGCATCCGATCGTAAGGATAATGTGAAGTCCATACTAAAACTAAGTTTTAATCATTTACCTTCGTGTTTGAAACAATGCTTTGCATATTGTTCAATTTTTCCTAAAGACTATTTGCTTGAAAAAGAACAATTAATTCAACTTTGGATGGCTGAAGGTTTTGTCGAGCCATGTAATGCGGATGTGGGCGACCAGTATTTTAATGTCTTACTCTGTAACTCTTTCTTTCAAGATGTGGAAAGGGATGAATACGAGAATATAGTAAGTTGCAAGATGCATGATATTGTGCACGATCTTGCGATGTCTGTTTCTAAGATGGAATTATTGGCTTCAGATAACTTTCCATCGGGCGATGATTTATCTTGCATTCGCCGTTTGAATTTAGAAAGTCAAAATGCATTTAGTTTAAGTGCGGTTCATGCTAGAAAATTACGTACCATCTTCTTATTGAAGGATATGGTCCTTAATGAGTCATTGTGGAAGTTAAAAAACTTGCGGACTCTAAACTTGAAAGGCGCTGTGATTGAAGAATTGCCATCTTCAATTGGTGACTGTAAACTGTTGAAATATCTCGATGTTTCAGACACTGAAATTAAAGTGTTGCCGGAGTCTATCACCACTCTTTATGGTTTGCAAAATTTGGGATTCCTTCGATGCTGGAGGCTTGAGGAGCTTCCTAGAGATAAAATGAGCAATCTAGTGAGCTtgaaaaatcttcaattttcCTATCATTATCAGATGCCGAGTGGATTAGGGAGGTTAACTTGCCTTGAAAGCTTGTCATTATTTGCTGTGGGTAGTAATAGGGGAGAGAGCATTCAAGAATTAGAAAGCTTAAATGAACTAAGAGGAAAGTTGACTTTAATTCATCTCGAGAATGTTAGAGATAAGGAAGAAGCCAAGAAAGCAAATCTAAAGACGAAGAAGAAGATAACATCCTTGGAATTTTTATGGAGTATTGGATCTATTGAAAATAGCAACAATGAAGAAGTATTGGAAGCACTGGAGCCGCATCCAAACATTAAAAGCATAATGATTAACTTTTATATGGGTGAAAAATTTCCAGCGTGGGTGTTGAGGATGCAAGTTCCCGTTGAAGGTGGTAGTTTCACGCTATTTAATAACTTGGTGGAGCTGACATTAAATGGATGCAGTAAATGTGAACAAATCCCAAGCCTCGGATATCTTCAAAGTCTTAAATATCTCGAGATGAGTCGGATGGAGAAAACGGAAATTATAGGCAATGAATTTTATGGCATTGATAGCGGTGGTGACTCAAATAATGGACAGAGGCTGTTTCCTGCATTGAAAAGTATCTCTTTATATGGTTTAGATAATCTAGTTGAATGGAGAGCACCGGAGCTAGGTGATAGTGAGGCAGTTGTTGTTTTTCCTTGCCTCGAAAATTTGAGCATCGATTCTTGTTCAAAATTGGCAAAGATCCCAATGAAAAGTCTTCCTTTATCCCtcataaaactgaaaattgaacAGTGTGATCAGTTGAGTTTTTTATTTGACGAAATCCATCCGTTCGCTTCTCTTAAAAGTTTGAAGATGATTGAATGTAGTAAACTAACTTGTCTTCCAAGCGAGCTGCAATCCTTCACatcgttgaagaaattgacTATCAATGGTTGTATCGGACTGACATCTATTCCTGAAGACTTGGGGAGATTGAATTCTCTCATTTATTTGGAAATCAAAGATTGTGAAAGTTTGAGTAATTTTTCTGAGAAGATTTTAGGCAGTCTCACCGGATTGAAGAAATTGCATGTTGGAAATTTCTCAGAAAAGCTGGAAGATTACTCATATATGAACTCAATCCAAAACATTACTTCTCTTGAAGAATTAGAAATATATGGGAAAAATCTGAAGTCTCTTCCACATCAAATTCAATGGCTCACTTCCCTCGAGcatttgggtataaataattttgagaaATTGGAAGCTTTGCCAGAGTGGTTGGGCAATATTTCCTCTCTTCAGAGCCTTGTTATTTGCAAATGTTCCAATCTAAAGTTTCTACCAACAGCAGCAGCAATGAAACGCCTCGCCAAATTGAGACGTGTTTGGATTCGTTGTTGTTCTCCATGTCTCATGGAAAGTTGCAAGAACAAGAGTGGCTCTGAGTGGGATAAGATATCTCATATTAGCAACCTCTATTTCTCAA tAATTTATATGGTGCTGTCTTGTGCAATGCAAATTGAGCTTTTTCTCTTTAAA GAGGAAGCCTATGTTGAATTTCTGCGGATAAGAAGAGTTCCTTTTCGAGAGACGAAAATTACAGATGATGCTCCTGATGTTGTTCCTGAG ATTTCCGTTTTCTg GGACAATTCTCGAGAGAAACAACGGAAACAGAATTTGCTAATAAAGAATGAAAAGAAACAGCAAGAACCGAAGGCCAAAAAGCCGAAAAAGAACCTCAATGCTGCCTTCACGGTTACAAGGAAAAGAACATGTAAGCAAAGACAAGCTGCCCAAACGGCtgaagatgaagatgatatGGCTCGAGAATCGGTTACTGAAAAAGCTAAAGAAGG CTTTCTGCTCAGACCTGATCGTAAAGGTTTAGAAATCTGGAAGCAAGTTTTGAAGATTCGCATTATTTGCACG ATATTAGTGAACTTGTCAAATGCGGACATTGTACTGACAACATATGATGTGCTTAAAGAGGATTTATTGCACGACTCTGATAGGCATGAAGGTGATCGGCATTTCCTGAGACTCCGGAAGAG ATGGAAAGAACTTGAAATTGGGAGGTTGAGCACGGGATATGGTTTATTGCAGCTCCCTGCAATGCCCGAGGTAAAGCACTACTCGCTCTCAATTATTGGTTTTACTCCAGCTGAACACATCAAATGGGAGGAGATCAAGTTCAA GGATAAGTCTTGCGAGAAACAACGGAAAAAGAATTTGctaataaagaaagaaaaggaaCAGCAAGAACCGAAGGCCCAGAAGCCGAAAAAGGACCTCTATATATGCTGCCTCCACCGTAACGAGGAAAATAACAG AAACTCACTGGACGAAGTTCGTGACATACTGCTGGTTGCTGAAGAGAAGCAGGAGAAGCTTAAACTCAAGAGTGTGAATGGTTGGCTGAATCAGCTCAAAGATGCTGCTTATGATGCTGAAGATGTTCTCGAAGCGGTCATCTATGAGGATCTTCGTCGAAAAGCAGAGAAGCAAAACCAAGAAAACCAG AGAAAGAACAGTGTCACAGATCGACTTGAACCGAGTGACTGA
- the LOC130014901 gene encoding putative disease resistance protein RGA3, translating to MGGLGKTALAQSICENVMGRLFDVKIWVCVSDNANDQKILGEMLQTLNGNRGGLTNKEAILQQLEKELEMKKFLLILNDVWGDVSTWWDSLKTRLLRISHNKGNAIVVTTRSEEVAFLVESSFELRHNLNVLTDDDCWSIIEERVKANRDMSIPSDLEVIGKEIARKCRGVPLAAKVLGGTLGGLERKKQAWVSINNSTVLDAADHKDNVKSILKLSFDHLPSYLKQCFAYCSIFPKDHLLEKEQLIQLWMAEGFVEPCNADVGNKYFNALLCNSFFQDVGRDEFENIASCKMHDIVHDLATSLSKLEVLTLDNFSSGVDLSCIRRLNLESQKASSLSVIHARKLGTVFLLKDMVVDESWWKFKNLRTLNLKGARIKKLPSPIGDCKLLRYLDVSYTNLEALPESITTLYGLQTLRFLECLWLNELPRDKMSNLVSLKNLEFSKDEQMPSGLGRLTCLESLPLFVVGSNWGGSIQELEGLNELRGKLTLKHLENVRDKEEGMKANLKMKKKITSLKFVWNRGSIRSSNNEEVLEALEPHPNIESIMIEYYKGENFPAWVLTMQVPDEGGSCVLFNNLVELTLTRCSECEQIPSLGYLQSLKYLKISEMEKIKIIGNEFYGIDSGGGTSSGQRLFPALKSISMSSLDNLVEWRAPELGDSEAVVAFPSLEKLRIVSCSKLAKIPMKSLSLSLTKLTFECCDKLSHDEIHSFTCLKSLKIYKCSKLTCLPSTLQSFTSLEELTIYGCIGLTSIHEDLGRLNSLISLDISNCESLSNFSEKILGSLTGLKKLQIGTFSKKLEDYSYMNSIQNITSLENLSIYGKNQKSLPHQIQWLTSLEHLGLWCFDKLEFLPEWLGNISSLQTLVISPCSKLKSLPTAAAMKRLSELREVGIYCCSKYFMESCRNKSSFEGNKISHVPQVIVD from the coding sequence ATGGGCGGTCTTGGAAAGACCGCATTAGCTCAATCCATTTGCGAGAACGTAATGGGGAGATTGTTTGACGTAAAGATTTGGGTCTGTGTTTCTGATAATGCTAATGACCAGAAAATTCTGGGGGAAATGCTGCAAACTCTGAATGGAAACAGAGGTGGGTTGACCAACAAAGAAGCCATTCTTCAACAGCTTGAAAAGGAattagaaatgaaaaaatttcttCTCATTCTTAATGATGTGTGGGGGGATGTATCCACCTGGTGGGATAGTTTGAAGACGCGTTTGTTGAGAATCAGTCACAATAAGGGAAATGCCATTGTTGTCACCACTCGTAGTGAGGAAGTGGCGTTTTTGGTGGAGTCTTCTTTTGAGCTTAGGCATAATTTGAATGTGTTGACTGATGATGATTGCTGGTCCATTATTGAGGAAAGAGTGAAAGCAAATAGAGATATGTCCATACCTTCAGATTTGGAGGTGATTGGGAAGGAGATTGCAAGAAAATGTAGAGGAGTGCCCTTAGCTGCAAAAGTTTTAGGTGGGACATTAGGTGGTCTTGAGAGGAAAAAACAAGCTTGGGTGTCGATTAATAATAGCACTGTTTTGGATGCAGCCGATCATAAGGATAATGTGAAGTCAATATTAAAACTAAGTTTTGATCATTTACCTTCATATTTGAAACAATGCTTTGCATACTGTTCAATTTTTCCTAAAGATCATTTGCTTGAAAAAGAACAACTAATTCAGCTTTGGATGGCTGAAGGTTTTGTCGAGCCATGTAATGCGGATGTGGGCAATAAGTACTTTAATGCCTTACTATGTAACTCTTTCTTCCAAGATGTGGGAAGGGATGAATTTGAGAATATCGCAAGTTGCAAGATGCATGATATTGTGCATGATCTTGCGACGTCTCTTTCCAAGCTGGAAGTATTGACTTTAGATAACTTTTCATCTGGAGTCGATTTGTCTTGCATTCGCCGTTTAAATTTAGAAAGTCAAAAGGCATCAAGTTTAAGTGTGATTCATGCTCGAAAATTAGGCACTGTCTTCTTACTGAAGGATATGGTCGTTGATGAGTCATGGTGGAAGTTCAAAAACTTGCGGACTCTAAATTTGAAAGGTGCCAGGATAAAGAAGTTGCCATCTCCAATTGGTGACTGTAAACTCTTGAGATATCTCGATGTCTCTTACACTAATCTTGAAGCGTTGCCTGAGTCTATCACCACTCTTTATGGTTTGCAAACTTTGAGATTCCTTGAATGCTTGTGGCTTAATGAGCTTCCTAGAGATAAAATGAGCAATCTAGTGAGCTTGAAAAATCTTGAATTTTCCAAGGATGAGCAGATGCCGAGTGGATTGGGGAGGTTAACTTGCCTTGAAAGCTTGCCATTATTTGTTGTTGGCAGTAATTGGGGAGGGAGCATTCAAGAATTAGAAGGCTTGAATGAACTAAGAGGAAAGTTGACCTTAAAACATCTCGAGAATGTGAGAGACAAAGAAGAAGGCATGAAAGCAAATctaaagatgaagaagaagataacATCCTTGAAATTTGTGTGGAATCGTGGATCTATAAGAAGTAGCAACAATGAAGAGGTGTTGGAAGCACTGGAACCTCATCCAAACATTGAGAGCATAATGATCGAGTATTATAAGGGTGAAAATTTTCCAGCATGGGTGTTGACGATGCAAGTTCCCGATGAAGGTGGTAGTTGCGTGCTATTTAATAACTTGGTGGAGCTAACATTAACTCGCTGCAGTGAATGTGAACAAATCCCAAGCCTCGGATATCTTCAAAGTCTTAAATATCTTAAGATAAGTGAGatggagaaaataaaaattataggcAATGAATTTTATGGCATTGATAGTGGTGGTGGCACAAGCAGTGGACAGAGGCTGTTTCCTGCATTAAAAAGTATCAGTATGAGTTCTTTAGATAATCTAGTCGAATGGAGGGCACCGGAGCTAGGTGACAGTGAGGCAGTTGTTGCTTTTCCTTCCCTTGAAAAGCTGCGTATTGTTTCTTGTTCAAAATTGGCAAAGATCCCAATGAAAAGTCTGTCTTTATCCCTCACAAAACTGACATTTGAATGCTGTGATAAGTTGAGTCACGACGAAATCCATTCATTCACTTGTCTTAAAAGTTTGAAGATATATAAATGCAGTAAACTAACTTGTCTTCCAAGCACGCTGCAATCCTTCACGTCCTTAGAGGAATTGACTATCTATGGTTGCATTGGGCTGACATCTATTCATGAAGACTTGGGGAGATTGAATTCTCTCATTTCCTTGGATATCTCAAATTGTGAAAGTTTGAGTAATTTTTCTGAGAAGATTTTAGGCAGTCTCACCGGATTGAAGAAATTGCAAATTGGAACTTTCTCAAAAAAGCTGGAAGATTACTCATATATGAACTCAATCCAAAACATTACTTctcttgaaaatttatcaatatatGGGAAAAATCAGAAGTCTCTGCCACACCAAATCCAATGGCTCACTTCCCTCGAGCATTTGGGCTTATGGTGTTTTGATAAATTGGAATTTTTGCCAGAGTGGTTGGGCAATATTTCCTCTCTTCAAACCCTTGTTATTTCGCCTTGTTCCAAGCTGAAGAGTCTACCAACAGCAGCAGCAATGAAACGCCTCTCCGAATTGAGAGAGGTTGGGATTTATTGCTGTTCTAAATATTTTATGGAAAGTTGCAGGAACAAGAGTAGCTTTGAGGGGAATAAGATTTCTCATGTTCCCCAAGTCATAGTCGattaa
- the LOC126660277 gene encoding peroxidase P7 translates to MDFSSYFKVLATLCLLSLSIISTNAQLSPNFYSKSCPNLFSTVKPVLQSAINKEKRIGASLVRLFFHDCFVNGCDGSILLDDTSSFTGEKTANPNRNSARGFDVIDNIKSAVEKACPGVVSCADILAIAARDSTVTLGGPSWNVKLGRRDAKTASLSAANNGIPPPTSNLNQLISRFNALGLSTQDMVALSGSHTIGQARCTTFRARIYNETNIDTTFAQTRRSNCPRTGGDANLAPLDLQTPTSFDNHYYKNLVAQKGLLHSDQVLFNGGSTDAIVQTYSNGQGNFFSDFVSGMIKMGDISPLTGSQGEIRKNCRIIN, encoded by the exons ATGGATTTTTCTTCATATTTCAAAGTTTTAGCCACTTTATGTCTCCTAAGTTTGAGCATAATTAGTACTAATGCTCAACTTTCACCAAATTTCTACTCCAAATCTTGCCCTAATCTTTTTTCTACTGTGAAACCTGTTCTTCAATCTGCCATTAATAAGGAGAAGCGTATCGGGGCATCGCTTGTTCGCTTGTTCTTTCACGACTGCTTCGTTAAC GGATGTGATGGTTCAATTCTTCTGGATGACACGTCATCCTTCACCGGAGAAAAAACAGCAAATCCGAACAGAAATTCAGCCAGAGGATTCGATGTGATTGACAACATTAAATCCGCCGTTGAAAAAGCTTGCCCCGGTGTCGTCTCTTGTGCTGATATCTTAGCCATTGCTGCTAGAGACTCCACCGTTACT CTTGGAGGTCCAAGTTGGAATGTAAAACTTGGAAGAAGAGATGCAAAAACAGCAAGTCTTTCTGCAGCCAATAATGGAATTCCACCACCAACTTCTAATTTGAACCAACTCATCTCTAGATTTAATGCTCTTGGCCTCTCTACTCAAGATATGGTTGCCTTATCTG GATCTCACACTATTGGACAAGCAAGGTGCACAACTTTTAGGGCAAGGATATACAATGAGACCAACATAGACACAACCTTTGCACAAACAAGAAGATCAAACTGCCCAAGAACCGGTGGCGACGCCAATTTAGCACCGCTCGATTTGCAGACCCCGACGTCTTTCGACAATCACTACTACAAGAATTTGGTGGCTCAAAAGGGTTTACTTCACTCCGATCAAGTTTTATTTAACGGTGGATCGACCGACGCCATTGTTCAAACTTATAGTAACGGACAGGGGAATTTCTTTTCTGATTTTGTTTCTGGTATGATTAAGATGGGAGATATTAGTCCACTTACTGGCTCACAAGGAGAGATTAGAAAGAATTGTAggataattaattag
- the LOC126659812 gene encoding LOB domain-containing protein 15, translating to MSRERERFDDEIGKKIKREIDASSHHHQPMGRRHMLGPPGTLNTITPCAACKLLRRRCAQECPFSPYFSPHEPQKFASVHKVFGASNVSKLLMEVPESQRADAANSLVYEANVRLRDPVYGCMGAISALQQQVQSLQAQLNSVRSEILKYKYIPLLSSGPLSSITSTTSPSPIPPPPPPPPPPPPSSLPPTSSSLYTHRQTTPADYSTISSHDDVAFFG from the exons ATGTCCAGAGAaag GGAGAGATTTGATGATGAGATAGGGAAGAAGATAAAAAGAGAAATAGATGCCTCATCTCATCATCATCAACCAATGGGAAGAAGACACATGTTGGGTCCTCCTGGAACCCTAAATACTATTACTCCTTGTGCTGCTTGTAAGCTTTTGAGAAGAAGATGTGCTCAAGAATGTCCTTTTTCTCCTTATTTTTCCCCTCATGAACCTCAGAAATTTGCTTCTGTTCATAAAGTTTTTGGTGCCAGCAATGTCTCCAAGCTTctcatg GAGGTACCGGAAAGTCAGAGAGCAGATGCAGCAAATAGTCTAGTTTATGAGGCAAATGTAAGATTAAGAGATCCAGTTTACGGATGCATGGGTGCAATTTCAGCTTTACAACAGCAAGTTCAATCATTACAAGCTCAACTTAATTCAGTTCGGTCTGAAATTCTCAAATACAAATATATTCCTTTGCTTTCTTCTGGACCTCTCTCTAGTATTACATCAACAACTTCTCCATCACCAATTCCGCCGCCTCCTCCACCGCCACCTCCGCCGCCTCCTTCTTCTCTTCCTCCTACTTCCTCCTCTTTGTATACTCACCGGCAAACTACTCCGGCCGACTACAGTACCATTTCAAGTCATGATGATGTTGCTTTCTTTGGTTAA